Proteins from a genomic interval of Medicago truncatula cultivar Jemalong A17 chromosome 3, MtrunA17r5.0-ANR, whole genome shotgun sequence:
- the LOC25491068 gene encoding anthranilate synthase alpha subunit 1, chloroplastic isoform X1, with the protein MMLSATLPISPITAKSSSSMQSLSFSHRVILPSGSRVTPAMFTGVSKGGSSSLSPVKLKASSMTTAAIAQEVDERKKFIEASKNGNLIPLYQCIFSDQLTPVLAYRSLVTENDREAPSFLFESAEPNFQGSNVGRYSVVGAQPTMEIVAKENKVTVMNHESGQLTEEIVDDPMEIPRKISQDWRPCLSDELPDAFCGGWAGYFSYDTVRYVEKKKLPFSDAPKDDRHLADIHLSLYETVIVFDHVEKKAYVILWVRTDQYSSVESAYVDGTIRLKKLVAKLQDNKLPRLAPGAVDLQTRQFGPPLKESNMTAEAYKDAVLQAKEHIKAGDIFQIVLSQRFERRTFADPFEVYRALRVVNPSPYMTYFQVYFYATQKYFIWESHGSSFSSADDHVFSIQARGCILVASSPEILARIKNNKIVNRPLAGTSKRGNTAEEDESLSAKLLKDEKQCAEHVMLVDLGRNDVGKVAKSGSVKVEKLMNVERYSHVMHISSTVTGELQDHLTCWDALRAALPVGTVSGAPKVRAMQLIDELEVARRGPYSGGFGYISFSGDMDIALALRTIVFPTGTRYDTMYSYKDLNKRQEWIAYLQAGAGIVADSDPADEHQECQNKAAGLARSIDLAESAFVHK; encoded by the exons ATGATGCTTTCTGCTACTCTTCCCATTTCCCCTATTACTGCAAAATCATCCTCTTCAATGCAATCCCTGAGCTTCTCTCATCGTGTTATACTTCCTTCCGGAAGCCGTGTTACTCCGGCGATGTTTACCGGCGTTTCAAAGGGTGGTAGTAGCTCACTCTCACCTGTCAAACTGAAGGCCTCTTCAATGACAACTGCAGCCATTG CTCAAGAGGTTGATGAAAGAAAGAAGTTTATAGAGGCATCAAAAAATGGAAACTTGATTCCTCTGTATCAGTGTATATTCTCTGATCAGCTTACTCCTGTTCTTGCTTACCGGAGTTTGGTTACGGAAAATGACCGGGAAGCTCCAAGTTTTCTTTTTGAGTCTGCTGAGCCTAATTTTCAAGGTTCCAATGTG GGGCGCTACAGTGTTGTAGGAGCTCAGCCAACAATGGAAATTGTTGCAAAAGAAAATAAGGTTACAGTAATGAACCATGAATCTGGTCAGTTAACTGAGGAGATTGTTGATGATCCTATGGAGATTCCCAGAAAAATCTCACAGGATTGGAGACCATGTCTTAGTGACGAACTTCCAGATGCATTCTGTG gtGGTTGGGCAGGTTATTTCTCTTATGACACAGTTCGCTATGTGGAAAAGAAAAAGCTACCTTTTTCAGATGCCCCAAAGGATGACAGGCACCTCGCAGATATCCATCTGAGCCTTTATGAGACTGTGATTGTGTTTGATCATGTGGAGAAG AAAGCATACGTAATTCTTTGGGTGAGGACTGATCAGTACTCCTCGGTTGAGAGTGCTTACGTGGATGGAAcaataagattaaaaaaattagtggcCAAATTACAAGATAACAAGCT CCCGAGGCTGGCTCCTGGCGCTGTCGATTTGCAAACTCGCCAGTTTGGTCCACCTTTAAAGGAATCAAACATGACAGCTGAAGCATATAAGGACGCAGTCCTTCAGGCAAAAGAACACATTAAAGCAGGAGATATTTTCCAGATTGTATTAAGTCAGAGATTTGAAAGGAGAACCTTCGCTGATCCATTTGAAGTTTATAGAGCATTGAGAGTTGTGAATCCAAGTCCATATATGACTTATTTTCAGGTTTATTTCTATGcaacacaaaaatatttcatttggGAAAGTCACGGTTCATCTTTTTCATCCGCTGATGATCATGTCTTTTCTATACAGGCTAGGGGATGTATTTTGGTTGCTTCAAGTCCAGAGATTCTTGCACGTATAAAGAAC AATAAGATTGTGAATCGTCCGTTGGCTGGGACTTCTAAAAGGGGAAACACGgcagaagaagatgaaagtttATCAGCAAAGCTCTTGAAAGATGAAAAGCAATGTGCAGAGCATGTAATGCTGGTTGATTTGGGGCGCAATGATGTTGGAAAG GTTGCAAAAAGTGGTTCTGTTAAGGTTGAGAAGCTTATGAATGTTGAACGATATTCCCATGTGATGCACATCAGCTCAACG gTTACGGGAGAGCTGCAAGACCATTTGACCTGCTGGGACGCCCTTCGTGCTGCATTGCCGGTTGGAACTGTCAGTGGAGCACCAAAG GTGAGGGCAATGCAGTTAATCGATGAATTGGAGGTGGCAAGACGGGGACCTTATAGCGGAGGATTTGGATATATATCTTTCTCCGGCGACATGGACATAGCTCTAGCTCTAAGGACAATAGTATTTCCAACTGGGACTAGGTACGATACAATGTACTCGTATAAAGACCTAAACAAACGCCAAGAGTGGATTGCTTACCTTCAAGCTGGTGCCGGTATTGTTGCCGACAGTGACCCTGCCGATGAGCACCAAGAATGTCAAAACAAAGCTGCTGGTCTTGCTCGCTCCATCGACTTGGCTGAGTCTGCTTTCGTTCATAAATAA
- the LOC25491068 gene encoding anthranilate synthase alpha subunit 1, chloroplastic isoform X2: protein MMLSATLPISPITAKSSSSMQSLSFSHRVILPSGSRVTPAMFTGVSKGGSSSLSPVKLKASSMTTAAIAQEVDERKKFIEASKNGNLIPLYQCIFSDQLTPVLAYRSLVTENDREAPSFLFESAEPNFQGSNVGRYSVVGAQPTMEIVAKENKVTVMNHESGQLTEEIVDDPMEIPRKISQDWRPCLSDELPDAFCGGWAGYFSYDTVRYVEKKKLPFSDAPKDDRHLADIHLSLYETVIVFDHVEKKAYVILWVRTDQYSSVESAYVDGTIRLKKLVAKLQDNKLPRLAPGAVDLQTRQFGPPLKESNMTAEAYKDAVLQAKEHIKAGDIFQIVLSQRFERRTFADPFEVYRALRVVNPSPYMTYFQARGCILVASSPEILARIKNNKIVNRPLAGTSKRGNTAEEDESLSAKLLKDEKQCAEHVMLVDLGRNDVGKVAKSGSVKVEKLMNVERYSHVMHISSTVTGELQDHLTCWDALRAALPVGTVSGAPKVRAMQLIDELEVARRGPYSGGFGYISFSGDMDIALALRTIVFPTGTRYDTMYSYKDLNKRQEWIAYLQAGAGIVADSDPADEHQECQNKAAGLARSIDLAESAFVHK, encoded by the exons ATGATGCTTTCTGCTACTCTTCCCATTTCCCCTATTACTGCAAAATCATCCTCTTCAATGCAATCCCTGAGCTTCTCTCATCGTGTTATACTTCCTTCCGGAAGCCGTGTTACTCCGGCGATGTTTACCGGCGTTTCAAAGGGTGGTAGTAGCTCACTCTCACCTGTCAAACTGAAGGCCTCTTCAATGACAACTGCAGCCATTG CTCAAGAGGTTGATGAAAGAAAGAAGTTTATAGAGGCATCAAAAAATGGAAACTTGATTCCTCTGTATCAGTGTATATTCTCTGATCAGCTTACTCCTGTTCTTGCTTACCGGAGTTTGGTTACGGAAAATGACCGGGAAGCTCCAAGTTTTCTTTTTGAGTCTGCTGAGCCTAATTTTCAAGGTTCCAATGTG GGGCGCTACAGTGTTGTAGGAGCTCAGCCAACAATGGAAATTGTTGCAAAAGAAAATAAGGTTACAGTAATGAACCATGAATCTGGTCAGTTAACTGAGGAGATTGTTGATGATCCTATGGAGATTCCCAGAAAAATCTCACAGGATTGGAGACCATGTCTTAGTGACGAACTTCCAGATGCATTCTGTG gtGGTTGGGCAGGTTATTTCTCTTATGACACAGTTCGCTATGTGGAAAAGAAAAAGCTACCTTTTTCAGATGCCCCAAAGGATGACAGGCACCTCGCAGATATCCATCTGAGCCTTTATGAGACTGTGATTGTGTTTGATCATGTGGAGAAG AAAGCATACGTAATTCTTTGGGTGAGGACTGATCAGTACTCCTCGGTTGAGAGTGCTTACGTGGATGGAAcaataagattaaaaaaattagtggcCAAATTACAAGATAACAAGCT CCCGAGGCTGGCTCCTGGCGCTGTCGATTTGCAAACTCGCCAGTTTGGTCCACCTTTAAAGGAATCAAACATGACAGCTGAAGCATATAAGGACGCAGTCCTTCAGGCAAAAGAACACATTAAAGCAGGAGATATTTTCCAGATTGTATTAAGTCAGAGATTTGAAAGGAGAACCTTCGCTGATCCATTTGAAGTTTATAGAGCATTGAGAGTTGTGAATCCAAGTCCATATATGACTTATTTTCAG GCTAGGGGATGTATTTTGGTTGCTTCAAGTCCAGAGATTCTTGCACGTATAAAGAAC AATAAGATTGTGAATCGTCCGTTGGCTGGGACTTCTAAAAGGGGAAACACGgcagaagaagatgaaagtttATCAGCAAAGCTCTTGAAAGATGAAAAGCAATGTGCAGAGCATGTAATGCTGGTTGATTTGGGGCGCAATGATGTTGGAAAG GTTGCAAAAAGTGGTTCTGTTAAGGTTGAGAAGCTTATGAATGTTGAACGATATTCCCATGTGATGCACATCAGCTCAACG gTTACGGGAGAGCTGCAAGACCATTTGACCTGCTGGGACGCCCTTCGTGCTGCATTGCCGGTTGGAACTGTCAGTGGAGCACCAAAG GTGAGGGCAATGCAGTTAATCGATGAATTGGAGGTGGCAAGACGGGGACCTTATAGCGGAGGATTTGGATATATATCTTTCTCCGGCGACATGGACATAGCTCTAGCTCTAAGGACAATAGTATTTCCAACTGGGACTAGGTACGATACAATGTACTCGTATAAAGACCTAAACAAACGCCAAGAGTGGATTGCTTACCTTCAAGCTGGTGCCGGTATTGTTGCCGACAGTGACCCTGCCGATGAGCACCAAGAATGTCAAAACAAAGCTGCTGGTCTTGCTCGCTCCATCGACTTGGCTGAGTCTGCTTTCGTTCATAAATAA
- the LOC25491075 gene encoding agamous-like MADS-box protein AGL80: MARGIMKKINEISTLCGIEAGAIIYEQNNPEVQVWPSDSGVRSVISRFRSLPGLERSKKMVDQEVFLRQSIGKVYEQLKTQMKETRKKEMTNIIHHFIHTTEFNGYLMSKPDLNDLSYVIDENLREVNQKMKGMRIED, from the exons ATGGCTAGAG GAATTATGAAGAAGATTAATGAAATTAGCACTCTTTGTGGAATAGAAGCCGGTGCAATAATTTACGAGCAAAACAATCCTGAAGTACAGGTTTGGCCATCAGATTCAGGGGTTAGAAGTGTGATATCCAGGTTTAGGAGTTTGCCTGGACTAGAACGAAGTAAAAAGATGGTGGATCAAGAAGTATTCTTGAGGCAAAGCATTGGAAAAGTCTATGAGCAGTTGAAGACACAAATGAAGGAAACCAGAAAGAAGGAAATGACCAATATCATTCATCATTTCATTCATACCACAGAATTTAATGGATATTTAATGAGCAAACCTGATCTTAATGATTTGTCCTATGTTATTGATGAGAATTTGAGGGAGGTCAATCAAAAGATGAAAGGAATGCGAATTGAAGATTGA